The Verrucomicrobiota bacterium DNA segment CGTTTTTCCTGCTGGCGCTGTTTGTGGTGGGGCTGGGGTTCGCCATGTTGCAGATCGCGGCCAACCCGTATGTGACCATCCTCGGGCCGGAGCGCACGGCGTCGAGCCGGTTGAATTTGTCGCAGGCGTTTAACTCGTTCGGCACCACCATTGGGCCGATCATCGGCGGTTGGCTGATCTTCAAGGTCTTCTCCCAGTCGGGTGCGCACGGGGCGGATTCGGTGAAGGTCCCTTACCTCTGCTTCGCGGCGGTGTTTGTCGCGTTGGCGGTCTTTTTCAAATTTGCCCATCTGCCCAGTTTCACGAACCCGGAATCCATCGGGCAGGGCGCCGGGGCGTTGCGGCACCCGCACACGGTGCTGGGGGTGATCGCCATTTTCATGTACGTCGGCGGCGAGGTGGCGGTGGGCAGCGCCATCGTGAATTATCTCGGCTCGCCCCAATTGGGCAGCCTCTCGAATGAGGCGGCCAGCAAGTTCCTCTCGTACTATTGGGGCGGCTTGATGATCGGCCGGTTCATGGGGGCCTTTGCTCTGAGCGAGATGCGCGGTTGGCTGAAGCATCTGCTGGTGGTGCTGGCCCCGCTGGTGGCGTTTTTCATCATCCTGGCCTCCGCCGGGACCGCCAACGCGCTGCCCTACGGCATCTTCCTGGCCATCCTGCTGGTGGCGTTCTTTTTGGGTGAAGCCAGCGCGCACCGCATGTTGGCGCTATTCAGCGGCGTG contains these protein-coding regions:
- a CDS encoding sugar MFS transporter, yielding MAGIGGTSEARPSDSPTGNGQTYRGPFAIMTILFFMWGFMTVWNDILIPRFKEAFTLNYFQAMLVQFAFFGAYAIGSLIYYVISMTSGDPINRIGYKNGVIIGLLVAALGSALFYPAAILASYPFFLLALFVVGLGFAMLQIAANPYVTILGPERTASSRLNLSQAFNSFGTTIGPIIGGWLIFKVFSQSGAHGADSVKVPYLCFAAVFVALAVFFKFAHLPSFTNPESIGQGAGALRHPHTVLGVIAIFMYVGGEVAVGSAIVNYLGSPQLGSLSNEAASKFLSYYWGGLMIGRFMGAFALSEMRGWLKHLLVVLAPLVAFFIILASAGTANALPYGIFLAILLVAFFLGEASAHRMLALFSGVIIILLACAMASTGETAKWTVLGVGLFCSVMWSNIFSLAIEGLGPLKSQASSLLVMAILGGALLPPLQGAVADKFGIQSSFVVPMLAFAYIAFYGLYGYRAGRANDLR